The segment atttaccgattatcagtTGACACTTACTCGATTATCACGCGACATTTAAAGATTATCAGTCTATATGTATCGATTATCggttatcgataaaacattcgatttaaattgactttttcgaaaatatcaataatatcAATATGAACTATACGTCGAAGAAAAATGGTATTTTAGGTCTTCTTTGATTTGCTATTTTTCGttgacaaaaaagaattttccgcAAAACGTCGCTTAACTCTGGCCGCAAGCTTAATTCTTATTAGAATTTCCTAATTTGTCgtattcatacaaaaaaaattattggaggCTAGTGAGTATAAACTGTTATTTATTCGTATGTATTTAGCCGAACATTTCTTTTTAgaatattatgaaaaaaagtCTTGACACTATAAAGCTCTAAAGTAGACAGAGAGCtacaaaaaacattatttaaaatgaaacaagGCTGTATGCTAAAAATATCTAATCCTCAAACTACCTCAGATCAGGGGCATCTAGCAGACGTCCACAGTtgtataaattcaaaattattggcATTTCCTGTATAGAATTAGTAGATGGCATCTAAATGACAGAGCTTAAAGTGTTGTTTcccagaagaaaaaaatttggttttcgtAGACAACTcagaaatgtaaatttttattcgtaCGAATTTTTAATTACTGTAAACTTGACTGTAAAGAATAGTTCGTAGAAAACAAacgattaatttcatttttgtttttaaaaaaggCAGActgattaattaaaatttgccTGTGTAGAGCGATCTACTCTTTTTGCGATGTTATTGTTGTAGTCATCTATTTACCGAAAAACAGATATTACGCAGGTTCAGCTTTAGTGGAGTTCCTAATAGAAATTCAAATTGGTAATTAATATGTTAAGCgacaattataaaaaaattcaaagatacTTATGGGCAGAGAAAACTTCACAGACAAGTATTTAAACGTTCATATACGAGAAGCAGTACCATTGCGATAGTTCATATTAGAGTCGGATGcggaaattcgaaaatgtattttaaacaTACTTTTGAATTTCCTCATGAAAACTAGCCATGAAATGTGCGTTATTGACGTCGaatgattcaatttttcaaatttttaaatattcaatttttctgtaaatcTTCTACTCTCTCCTCTGCAATGATTGCTATTACAGTACATTACCTTCGGATTGGACTAGAAACTTTCCACtggccaaaataaaaatttggaagcagTCACtctcatttttgaacattttttttctcgataatTGATGacatagattttttttaatactcgTTGGCGGTAGGGTGATCATTGTACCATAACTCACTAACCATGTCTACTTTGAAGCTACACAATTCATAATaatgacaaaaacaaaattgccgataattgatataaatgtcacacaaatttaataaaaatgttgttgattCAACTGTTTCTCAAATTTAAGACGATGACTCGTACTTGTGAAACTTCGGCTATATAAGACCAATTTTTTATACAATCAACAACATATTTCGAGGAGACGATTAATTGAAAGACGgctaaaatgttttcgatCGTAGCTGTTGTACTGGCTGTAGCACAGGTATAATATATAAATAattgataataaattgaaaataaatgcgAAAATTGGTTTTAGACTGTACTGACGACCCCTGTAGCGCATTATGGTGGCGCGGTGGTTGGGGTGGTTTTTCCGGAAGAGGATTTTAATGGTCCACCAGCATATTATCCACAATCGTATCCATCTTCTTATGCAAGTCCAAGACCTCCACCATTTTATCCACCTGTTGGCCCATATGCTTATTATCCAGCCGTGAATCCAAATCCTTATTATCAAGCTCCAGTTGGCTCCATATTCAAATCCCCCACTTGCATCGACTCCTGCACATCCAAATCCGCCACTCCCATCAACTCCTGCACATCCAAATCCTCCACTTCCGGAAACGGCACAACAACAACTACTACCACTACTGCTGCTGCAAGTACTGAAACAACTACAACAACCGAAGCGACTACAGCAACTGAAGCGACTACAACAACTGAAGCGACCACAGCAACT is part of the Bradysia coprophila strain Holo2 unplaced genomic scaffold, BU_Bcop_v1 contig_13, whole genome shotgun sequence genome and harbors:
- the LOC119073080 gene encoding salivary glue protein Sgs-3-like is translated as MFSIVAVVLAVAQTVLTTPVAHYGGAVVGVVFPEEDFNGPPAYYPQSYPSSYASPRPPPFYPPVGPYAYYPAVNPNPYYQAPVGSIFKSPTCIDSCTSKSATPINSCTSKSSTSGNGTTTTTTTTAAASTETTTTTEATTATEATTTTEATTATEATTQPKRLQQLRRLRQPKRLRQPKRLRQPKRLQQPKRYNN